Proteins encoded together in one uncultured Desulfosarcina sp. window:
- a CDS encoding type II toxin-antitoxin system RelE/ParE family toxin, giving the protein MVEIRKTETFVKWIDALKDIRARARILVRIERLAAGNPGDVKAVGEGVSELRIDYGPGYRVYFKKQGQKVVILLAGGDKRTQTKDIKTALRLAKNL; this is encoded by the coding sequence ATGGTTGAAATACGTAAAACTGAAACTTTTGTTAAATGGATCGATGCGTTAAAAGATATTCGTGCCCGCGCCCGCATTCTTGTTAGAATTGAACGGCTGGCAGCCGGAAATCCGGGGGACGTTAAGGCAGTGGGTGAGGGCGTTTCAGAATTGCGGATCGATTATGGACCCGGATATAGAGTCTATTTCAAAAAACAAGGGCAAAAAGTGGTTATTTTGCTGGCTGGTGGCGACAAACGAACCCAAACCAAGGACATTAAAACTGCTCTTCGCCTTGCAAAAAATTTATAG
- a CDS encoding sigma-70 family RNA polymerase sigma factor: MIFNRHTRRSDAELIVKIADGDEGAFAELLRRYRDAVYGFACRMLGDPQEAEDVAQETFLRFYRASNRYRADAALRTYLLKIAKNICIDHFRKKRPEIMDELPDTPTEETPLDLLEGAIAADRLEKAIGDLPVNQRTAILLRHTEQLSYQRISEIMDVSIGAVESLLVRARRTLRRDLALLEK, translated from the coding sequence ATGATTTTCAATCGCCATACCCGTCGGAGCGACGCCGAGCTGATCGTCAAGATTGCCGACGGCGACGAAGGAGCGTTTGCCGAGCTGCTGCGGCGCTACCGGGATGCCGTCTACGGGTTCGCCTGCCGGATGCTGGGCGATCCCCAGGAGGCCGAGGACGTGGCCCAGGAAACTTTTTTACGGTTTTACCGGGCCTCGAACCGCTACCGTGCCGATGCCGCCTTGCGGACATACCTGCTTAAAATCGCAAAAAATATCTGCATCGACCATTTTCGCAAAAAAAGACCCGAAATCATGGATGAACTACCCGATACACCGACCGAAGAGACGCCCCTGGACCTGCTCGAGGGCGCCATTGCCGCCGATCGCCTGGAAAAAGCGATTGGCGATCTGCCCGTCAATCAGCGCACCGCCATCCTGCTGCGCCACACCGAACAACTCTCCTATCAGCGCATTTCCGAAATCATGGACGTTTCCATCGGGGCTGTCGAATCCCTGCTGGTGCGTGCCCGTCGCACGCTGAGGCGGGATCTGGCCCTCCTTGAAAAATGA
- a CDS encoding phospho-sugar mutase — protein sequence MDPYQTLLEKAKKGFDSLDLPENFKSDALANLQTWLTDAMFADYVPQIDHLIESQQWDFLLDSFYQVIPFGTGGRRGLVGVGPNRINPWTIQASAQGHSQFLTKAHGESARQKGVVLAYDVRRFTDTARYAADRPNPVKDLDCRQLAEAAAQVYTANGIQIYLFESTRSTPELSFAIRHLGAVSGCMFSASHNLPTDNGKKVYDQYGGQLIPPYDQELVDEVTQNVSAIKTLDLEKATENGLLEIIGAAVDEAYHKAVAALQLSDARGVKILYSPLHGTGLTSVYPVLKAMGFDIHLDPATSNLSGAFENVTFNIPNPEVIQSFDTARPNADAIGADVIMSTDPDADRIGILVRHGGEWKFLNGNEIGIVLTEYAIEQYRQAGRLSSENVIIKTEVTSSLIDTIAAENGIQCIGDLLVGFKYIGDCMNRLEDEGRQDDFILGTEESHGFLMGNYARDKDAAGAAVWLAELASRLKSEGRTLVDYLDGIYAKYGYCHNYLTEIRLLGAKGIGRIKAIMAHLRENEISSVGEFGVAEKIDRWKGEPQPHLSPTDTSSRNVLILKLDNLPDTRGIRITVRPSGTEPKFKIYIEVLGKPFDPADIAAAKERLVVIQQKLERAFMSYCYGILGVDFPERGYLLFWQLPLDDKLKYFEVEEKIAALKDVPDAADRRARLDEQLAFLGANPVQKVDPAFVARYGKGLLEYLGLD from the coding sequence ATGGACCCATACCAGACCCTGCTTGAAAAAGCAAAAAAAGGCTTCGATAGCCTCGACTTGCCGGAAAACTTCAAGTCCGATGCCCTTGCGAACCTGCAGACGTGGCTCACCGACGCGATGTTTGCCGACTACGTTCCCCAGATCGACCACCTGATTGAATCGCAGCAGTGGGATTTTCTGCTGGATTCCTTTTATCAGGTCATCCCCTTTGGCACCGGCGGCCGCCGCGGACTGGTGGGCGTCGGGCCCAACCGCATCAACCCCTGGACCATCCAGGCCTCGGCCCAGGGGCACAGCCAGTTTTTGACCAAGGCCCACGGCGAATCGGCCAGGCAGAAAGGGGTGGTGCTGGCCTACGATGTGCGCCGGTTTACGGATACCGCGCGCTACGCCGCGGACCGGCCCAACCCGGTCAAAGATCTGGACTGCCGACAGCTGGCCGAAGCGGCGGCCCAGGTTTACACGGCCAACGGCATACAGATCTATCTGTTCGAAAGCACCCGCAGCACCCCGGAACTTTCCTTTGCCATCCGTCACCTGGGCGCCGTTTCCGGGTGCATGTTTTCGGCCAGCCACAACCTGCCCACCGACAACGGCAAGAAGGTGTACGACCAGTACGGCGGCCAGCTCATTCCGCCCTATGACCAGGAACTGGTGGACGAGGTGACCCAGAACGTCTCCGCCATCAAGACCCTGGATCTTGAAAAGGCCACGGAAAACGGACTGCTGGAAATCATCGGCGCGGCGGTGGACGAGGCTTATCATAAGGCCGTGGCCGCCCTGCAGCTCAGCGATGCCCGCGGGGTCAAGATTCTTTACAGCCCGCTGCACGGCACCGGTTTGACGTCGGTCTACCCGGTGCTCAAGGCCATGGGGTTCGACATCCACCTGGACCCGGCCACGTCCAATCTGAGCGGCGCCTTCGAGAACGTCACCTTCAACATTCCCAATCCGGAAGTGATCCAGTCCTTCGACACGGCCCGGCCCAATGCCGATGCCATCGGTGCCGACGTGATCATGAGCACCGATCCGGATGCCGACCGCATCGGCATCCTGGTGCGCCACGGCGGCGAGTGGAAATTTCTCAACGGCAACGAGATCGGCATCGTGCTGACCGAATACGCCATCGAACAATACCGGCAGGCCGGACGACTTTCGAGCGAGAACGTGATCATCAAAACCGAGGTCACCTCCTCGCTGATCGATACCATTGCCGCAGAAAACGGGATTCAATGCATCGGCGACCTGCTGGTGGGCTTCAAATACATCGGCGACTGCATGAACCGGCTGGAGGACGAGGGCCGTCAGGATGATTTCATCCTGGGCACCGAGGAGAGCCACGGTTTTCTCATGGGCAACTATGCCCGGGACAAGGACGCCGCCGGCGCGGCCGTGTGGCTGGCAGAACTCGCCTCCCGGCTCAAATCCGAGGGACGCACGCTGGTGGACTACCTGGACGGCATCTACGCCAAGTACGGCTACTGCCACAATTATCTCACCGAGATCCGCCTGTTGGGCGCCAAGGGAATCGGCCGGATCAAGGCCATCATGGCCCATTTGCGGGAAAACGAGATTTCTTCCGTGGGCGAATTCGGTGTGGCCGAGAAGATCGACCGCTGGAAAGGGGAGCCCCAGCCCCACCTGTCGCCGACCGACACCTCCTCGCGCAACGTCCTGATCCTCAAGCTCGACAACCTGCCCGACACCCGCGGCATCCGCATCACGGTACGGCCTTCGGGAACCGAGCCCAAGTTCAAGATCTACATCGAAGTTCTCGGAAAACCCTTCGATCCGGCCGACATCGCTGCAGCCAAGGAGAGGCTCGTCGTGATCCAGCAGAAGCTGGAACGGGCCTTCATGTCCTATTGCTACGGCATTCTGGGGGTGGATTTTCCCGAGCGGGGGTACCTGCTTTTCTGGCAGCTGCCTCTGGACGACAAGCTGAAATACTTCGAGGTCGAAGAGAAGATCGCCGCGCTCAAGGATGTCCCCGATGCCGCCGACCGGCGGGCACGGCTGGACGAACAATTGGCCTTTTTAGGGGCCAACCCCGTGCAGAAGGTGGACCCGGCCTTTGTTGCCCGATATGGGAAGGGGTTGCTGGAATACCTGGGGCTCGATTGA
- a CDS encoding addiction module antidote protein: protein MTKTITTRYDVAEHLRTPEEMAAYLEASIEEAQGDASFIAKALGDIARAKGMSQVARDAGVSRESLYKALSGERSPNFDTILKVINALGIKLHAEAVQANNSATQHVA, encoded by the coding sequence ATGACTAAAACTATAACAACCCGCTACGATGTCGCCGAACATCTTCGCACACCGGAAGAAATGGCCGCTTATCTTGAAGCCAGCATCGAAGAAGCACAAGGTGATGCTTCTTTTATTGCGAAAGCTCTAGGTGATATAGCCAGGGCTAAAGGTATGTCACAAGTTGCTCGTGATGCCGGGGTATCTCGGGAAAGCCTTTACAAGGCATTGTCCGGAGAACGAAGCCCCAATTTTGATACTATTCTCAAAGTGATAAACGCACTCGGAATAAAATTGCACGCTGAAGCAGTTCAGGCAAACAATTCGGCGACGCAACATGTTGCTTGA
- a CDS encoding undecaprenyl-diphosphate phosphatase: MNTIEAIVLGVIQGLTEFLPVSSSGHLVLFQNLFGLKEPELLFDICLHVGTLTAVLIVFYREILEILTALVQIPIRLRSAGGIANLMARDRSIRMALLIVVGSIPTAIIGLLFKEITDRLFGSLTIVGCMLLITGMLLWLTRIIRSEGRPVEQTTLKDAIVIGIVQGLAILPGISRSGSTIAAALFLGVNRTVAGRYSFLLSIPAIVGALVLSLDTPELHTQIPLGTILAGSVVSAAVGWIALVILLKVVDRGQLHRFAPYCWIVGVITLAIAWMG; the protein is encoded by the coding sequence TTGAACACGATAGAAGCGATTGTGCTGGGCGTCATTCAGGGGCTGACCGAATTTCTGCCGGTGAGCAGTTCGGGGCACCTGGTTCTGTTTCAGAATCTCTTCGGACTCAAAGAGCCGGAGCTGCTTTTCGATATCTGCCTGCACGTGGGCACCCTCACCGCCGTCCTGATCGTCTTTTACCGGGAAATTCTGGAAATCCTTACCGCCCTGGTTCAGATCCCGATCCGCCTGCGATCCGCCGGCGGCATCGCCAATCTTATGGCAAGGGATCGATCCATCCGCATGGCCCTGCTCATTGTGGTGGGCAGTATTCCCACCGCCATTATCGGCCTGCTGTTCAAGGAAATCACCGACCGGCTGTTCGGTTCCCTGACCATCGTGGGCTGCATGCTCCTGATCACCGGCATGCTGCTGTGGCTGACCCGCATCATCCGGTCCGAGGGGCGGCCCGTCGAACAAACCACCCTGAAGGATGCGATTGTGATCGGCATCGTTCAGGGGCTGGCCATTTTACCGGGGATTTCGCGCTCGGGTTCCACCATCGCAGCGGCGCTCTTTCTGGGGGTGAACCGCACGGTGGCCGGCCGCTACTCCTTTTTGCTCTCCATCCCGGCCATCGTCGGCGCCTTGGTGCTCAGCCTGGACACGCCCGAACTGCACACGCAGATCCCCTTGGGAACCATCCTCGCCGGCTCCGTCGTATCGGCGGCGGTCGGTTGGATAGCCCTGGTGATCCTGCTGAAAGTGGTGGACCGGGGGCAGCTGCACCGGTTCGCGCCTTACTGCTGGATCGTGGGGGTCATTACCCTGGCGATCGCCTGGATGGGATAA
- a CDS encoding zf-HC2 domain-containing protein — translation MDCVEIRRRMDAWLDGELPDPEAKRISDHMERCAACRLEAQGHRQLMDLLDHLPPLAAPAAFSRRTMRAFRAGMEKPGMAEWWRGLSLAMRSAACGVALAGLLCGAVLGTRVIQFETAVAANPYQSVYASKGIYP, via the coding sequence ATGGATTGTGTAGAGATCAGAAGGCGTATGGATGCCTGGCTGGACGGGGAATTGCCTGACCCGGAGGCGAAACGAATAAGCGATCATATGGAAAGGTGCGCGGCCTGCCGCCTCGAAGCCCAAGGTCATCGGCAGTTGATGGACCTTTTGGACCACCTGCCGCCCCTGGCCGCGCCGGCGGCGTTTTCCCGCCGGACGATGCGGGCATTTCGGGCCGGCATGGAAAAGCCGGGGATGGCCGAATGGTGGCGGGGCTTGAGCCTGGCCATGCGCAGCGCCGCCTGTGGAGTCGCCCTGGCCGGCCTGCTGTGCGGTGCGGTGCTGGGCACCCGCGTGATTCAATTCGAAACGGCCGTTGCCGCCAATCCTTATCAAAGCGTTTACGCCAGCAAAGGAATCTACCCGTGA
- a CDS encoding TolC family protein, whose amino-acid sequence MIRSIFLFITVLAVSGCTLFQPQVRPDAPIDLPEHYSLYSADEPGPGRWWEAFGSDELNRLVDTALAGNFDVRTAWAKLRQADAVLRQAGADLLPTLDADAGAEKSWTQTKTDSSSRTHTDSKTFSAGLSAAYELDLWGRLGSLRESEALEYEAVREDLDAAAVTVSAEVVTAWIDILSLRRQIDILNEQIDLNQRMLNLQVLRFANGQSDALEVAQQKEALAAAKANLPPLKLDEQIQRHALAVLLGLASSKDLPVSQSTLPELITLPAAGVPADILAARPDVRAAGLRLKSADWQVSAARADRLPSLTLSADAVFSSDSLDLLFSNWVATLAASITGPIFDGGYRAAEVDKTRAEAEEALTGYAQTVAEAIQEVEDSLATETRQAEYITLLEEELEASRTSMKASRLQYLNGQANYLDYLSAWTSVQSLERQLVDEKATRIKNRVTLYRTLGGDWTRNLAGDA is encoded by the coding sequence ATGATCAGAAGCATTTTTCTATTCATCACTGTCCTGGCCGTTTCCGGGTGCACCCTGTTTCAGCCCCAGGTGCGGCCGGACGCCCCCATCGATCTGCCGGAGCACTATTCGCTATACAGCGCCGACGAACCGGGCCCTGGCAGATGGTGGGAAGCCTTTGGCAGCGATGAACTCAACCGCCTGGTGGACACGGCCCTGGCCGGGAACTTTGACGTGCGCACCGCCTGGGCCAAGCTGCGCCAGGCCGATGCGGTTCTGCGGCAAGCCGGGGCAGACCTGCTCCCCACCTTGGACGCCGACGCGGGTGCTGAAAAAAGCTGGACCCAAACCAAGACGGATTCATCGTCGCGCACCCATACCGATTCGAAAACCTTCAGTGCCGGGCTGAGCGCCGCCTACGAACTTGACCTGTGGGGCCGGCTCGGGTCCCTGCGTGAGTCCGAGGCCCTGGAATATGAAGCGGTGCGCGAGGACTTGGACGCAGCCGCGGTTACCGTGTCGGCGGAAGTGGTGACGGCCTGGATCGACATTTTGTCCCTGCGCCGCCAGATCGACATCCTCAACGAACAGATCGATCTCAACCAGCGCATGCTGAATTTGCAGGTGCTGCGTTTCGCCAACGGTCAATCCGATGCCCTGGAAGTGGCCCAGCAAAAGGAGGCCCTGGCCGCGGCGAAGGCCAATCTGCCCCCGCTGAAACTTGACGAGCAAATCCAACGCCACGCCCTGGCCGTATTGTTGGGCCTTGCCAGCAGCAAGGACCTGCCCGTCAGCCAGTCGACCTTGCCTGAATTGATCACCCTGCCGGCTGCCGGTGTGCCGGCCGATATCCTGGCCGCGCGGCCCGATGTGCGCGCCGCCGGCCTGCGCCTCAAATCGGCGGACTGGCAGGTCAGTGCGGCCCGTGCCGACCGGCTGCCGTCCCTGACCCTGTCGGCCGACGCGGTGTTTTCCAGCGACAGCCTGGATCTGCTTTTCAGCAACTGGGTCGCCACCCTGGCCGCCAGCATCACCGGGCCCATTTTCGATGGGGGCTACCGGGCCGCCGAAGTGGATAAAACCCGGGCCGAGGCCGAGGAAGCCCTGACCGGTTATGCCCAGACCGTGGCCGAGGCCATCCAGGAGGTGGAGGACAGCCTTGCCACCGAAACCCGGCAGGCCGAATACATCACCCTTCTGGAAGAAGAACTCGAGGCCTCGCGGACGTCCATGAAGGCTTCCCGGCTCCAGTATCTCAACGGGCAGGCGAACTATTTGGACTATTTGTCTGCCTGGACCAGCGTGCAAAGCCTCGAGAGGCAGTTGGTGGATGAAAAGGCCACCCGGATCAAGAATCGGGTGACCCTGTACCGCACCCTGGGCGGCGACTGGACCCGCAATCTGGCCGGCGATGCCTGA
- a CDS encoding amidohydrolase, translated as MAIKQRLSELEPELIALRRDLHAHPELGFQEVRTQAKVLSGLEALQIPARAVADTGVLGLLQGSRPGRTILLRADMDALPIHEENDLPYRSTTDGVMHACGHDGHTAMLLTAAKVLAEHRDRIAGSIKFAFQPNEEDAGAGRMVAEGVLEDPAVDAAFGLHLWNSLPTGTIDLKPGPIMAASHYFTLTIRGRGGHAGFAHQSIDPILTAAQVIQAVQAVQTREVDALDPAVIMFTALRAGSNSTIVPETVTLNGSIRFLYPGGDEIRDRFERIIEHTCKAHRADYELTFEVGNDLLSNNETMTRLARESAAAVLGDSHSVTAIVKTMAGEDFAAFADAVPAAFAFVGARDPDGEIPYPHHHPRFTFDEKALLIGAELYVHVAKQFLET; from the coding sequence ATGGCCATCAAACAGCGCCTGTCGGAACTGGAGCCGGAACTGATCGCCCTGCGAAGGGATTTGCACGCCCATCCCGAGTTGGGATTTCAGGAAGTGCGCACCCAGGCGAAAGTTCTCAGCGGCCTGGAAGCCCTGCAGATTCCCGCCAGGGCCGTGGCCGATACCGGGGTGCTGGGCCTCCTGCAAGGCTCGCGGCCGGGCAGGACCATCTTGCTGCGGGCCGACATGGACGCCCTGCCCATTCACGAAGAGAACGACCTTCCCTACCGCTCCACCACCGACGGGGTGATGCACGCCTGCGGGCACGACGGGCACACGGCCATGCTCCTGACGGCCGCCAAGGTGCTGGCCGAGCATCGCGACCGGATCGCCGGCAGCATCAAATTCGCCTTCCAGCCCAACGAGGAGGATGCCGGGGCCGGCCGGATGGTTGCGGAAGGCGTCCTGGAAGATCCGGCCGTGGATGCCGCTTTCGGCCTTCATTTGTGGAACAGCCTGCCCACCGGCACCATCGACCTTAAACCGGGGCCGATCATGGCCGCCAGCCACTATTTCACCCTCACCATCCGGGGCAGGGGCGGGCACGCGGGATTCGCCCATCAGTCCATCGACCCCATCCTCACGGCCGCGCAGGTGATTCAGGCGGTGCAGGCCGTCCAGACCCGGGAGGTCGATGCCCTCGATCCGGCGGTGATCATGTTTACCGCCCTGCGGGCGGGCAGCAACAGCACCATCGTTCCCGAAACGGTCACCCTAAACGGCTCCATTCGATTTCTTTATCCGGGAGGCGATGAGATCCGTGATCGGTTCGAGCGGATCATCGAACACACCTGCAAAGCCCACCGGGCCGACTACGAACTGACCTTCGAGGTCGGCAACGATCTGCTTTCCAATAACGAAACCATGACCCGGCTGGCCCGGGAATCGGCGGCAGCGGTCCTGGGCGACAGCCACTCGGTGACCGCCATCGTAAAGACCATGGCGGGAGAAGATTTCGCCGCCTTCGCGGATGCCGTTCCCGCTGCCTTCGCCTTCGTGGGCGCCCGCGATCCGGACGGTGAGATACCCTATCCCCACCACCATCCCCGCTTCACCTTCGACGAGAAAGCATTGCTCATCGGCGCGGAGCTGTATGTGCATGTGGCAAAGCAGTTTCTTGAGACCTGA
- a CDS encoding efflux RND transporter periplasmic adaptor subunit produces MSDNHPEPTFWGKVIRILIPLLLIAAGAAAFAYFKATAPVMQKAKPEQKVSVVDVQTARLADTRAVVSAMGTVVAAREVTLKAQVSGTVQSVAAAYIPGGRIAKGAELLSLDPVDYEVAVQKAQSALATAKAALAIEQGSQNIAREELALMSALSTEDVSETDLALRKPQLAQAQADVTSAEADLRQAMLDLNRTVVRAPFNAMVVERNVNVGTYAGAQDSLATLVGTDEFWIEAVVSLDQLALIDLHYAGGCPVTIKSQVGAGTWTGYVVQVAGKLSESSRMATVIISVKNPLGTIEKPAAIHLMIDDYVNVEIAGRELANVIELPRAVLQDGKRVWIYDNGALDIRKVTLVWKSTDAVYLDSGVKAGEKVVTSALATPVQGMALKIVDAQPAAATDAEGK; encoded by the coding sequence ATGTCGGATAATCACCCGGAACCCACTTTTTGGGGCAAGGTCATCAGGATACTGATTCCCTTGTTGCTGATTGCGGCCGGTGCGGCCGCCTTTGCCTACTTCAAGGCCACCGCCCCGGTCATGCAAAAGGCCAAACCGGAGCAAAAGGTCTCCGTGGTCGACGTTCAAACGGCCCGCCTGGCCGATACCCGCGCTGTGGTCTCCGCCATGGGCACCGTGGTCGCGGCCCGTGAAGTGACCCTCAAGGCCCAGGTCTCCGGCACGGTTCAATCCGTGGCCGCCGCCTATATTCCCGGAGGGCGCATCGCCAAAGGCGCCGAACTGCTTTCCCTGGACCCGGTGGACTACGAGGTGGCCGTGCAAAAGGCCCAGAGCGCTCTGGCCACCGCAAAGGCCGCTCTGGCCATCGAGCAGGGCAGCCAGAACATCGCCCGGGAAGAATTGGCGCTGATGTCCGCATTATCCACCGAAGACGTTTCCGAGACGGACCTGGCCCTGCGCAAACCCCAGTTGGCGCAGGCCCAGGCCGACGTGACCAGCGCCGAGGCCGATCTGCGCCAGGCCATGCTGGATCTGAACCGTACGGTGGTGCGGGCGCCGTTCAATGCCATGGTCGTCGAACGCAATGTCAATGTGGGTACCTATGCGGGCGCCCAGGACAGCCTGGCGACCCTGGTGGGAACGGACGAATTCTGGATCGAGGCGGTGGTTTCCCTGGACCAGCTGGCCCTGATCGATCTGCATTATGCGGGCGGCTGCCCGGTAACCATCAAATCCCAGGTCGGTGCGGGAACCTGGACCGGTTATGTGGTCCAGGTGGCCGGCAAGCTCAGCGAATCCAGCCGCATGGCCACGGTAATCATTTCTGTTAAAAACCCGCTGGGCACGATTGAAAAACCAGCCGCCATTCACCTGATGATCGACGACTACGTCAATGTGGAAATCGCCGGCCGCGAGCTTGCCAACGTGATCGAACTGCCCCGCGCCGTCCTGCAGGACGGCAAACGGGTCTGGATATACGACAACGGCGCCCTGGACATCCGCAAGGTCACCCTGGTGTGGAAAAGCACCGATGCGGTGTACCTGGACAGCGGCGTGAAAGCCGGCGAAAAGGTGGTGACCTCGGCCCTGGCCACCCCGGTGCAGGGCATGGCCCTGAAAATTGTCGACGCGCAGCCCGCAGCGGCAACAGATGCCGAGGGAAAGTGA
- a CDS encoding periplasmic heavy metal sensor — protein MTLSQKRLLVFFSIALNVGFVVMAIVMVLHHPKPFRERSWQELVNIVQELNLPAEQEDAVMANMRQFRETMDGYERDLKQARGDIVRYLANDGPIDENQLHRLIETAQSREKRKSDAFEAHVIEQRSLLGNEKGAQFFSLLQAHLESRKSNAKR, from the coding sequence GTGACACTCTCCCAAAAACGCCTGTTGGTCTTTTTTTCGATCGCCCTTAACGTCGGGTTCGTCGTCATGGCCATCGTGATGGTCCTGCACCATCCAAAACCGTTCAGGGAACGCTCCTGGCAGGAACTGGTCAATATCGTCCAGGAACTGAATCTGCCGGCGGAGCAGGAAGACGCCGTAATGGCGAACATGCGGCAGTTCAGAGAGACGATGGACGGATACGAACGCGATCTCAAGCAGGCCCGCGGTGATATCGTCCGGTATCTGGCAAACGACGGACCCATAGACGAAAACCAGCTCCATCGGTTGATCGAGACTGCCCAATCCCGGGAAAAGCGCAAATCCGATGCGTTCGAGGCCCACGTCATCGAACAGCGCAGCCTGCTGGGCAACGAAAAAGGAGCACAATTTTTTTCTTTGCTGCAGGCCCATCTCGAATCCAGGAAAAGCAACGCCAAGCGATGA
- a CDS encoding cystathionine gamma-synthase family protein: MTQNRKSTGTLCVWGGEPVEMVEQATQVPVVHSVSFGYSDVDTWLQVAKGEQPGHIYSRNTNPTVQAFENKVRLLEGAEAATSAATGMGIISSTLFALLCPGDRVVSVKDTYGGTNKLFTEFLPRYNVDVTLCDTTDHEAIEAAVAGGCRLLYLESPTNPTVKVVDIARLAAAGKRVGATVVVDNTFATPINQNPLELGADLVLHSATKYLGGHADALGGVVCGKKKWIEAVYHYREINGATLDPMAAYLLLRGIKTLHLRIRQQNQSALAVARFLESHPAVEQVFYPGLDSHPGHAIAAGQMRGFGGMLSFMLKENSLDAVRRLLPRLRYAHAAANLGAVETIVGPPATTSHVECSPEERARMGIPESLVRYSTGIEETADLIADLEQALAIFK, from the coding sequence ATGACCCAGAATAGAAAATCCACCGGTACCCTTTGCGTGTGGGGCGGAGAACCGGTTGAAATGGTAGAACAGGCGACCCAGGTACCGGTGGTTCACAGCGTCTCTTTCGGCTACTCGGATGTCGATACCTGGCTGCAGGTCGCCAAAGGCGAGCAGCCCGGACATATCTACAGCCGCAACACCAACCCGACGGTCCAGGCCTTCGAAAACAAGGTCCGCCTGCTGGAGGGGGCAGAAGCGGCCACCAGCGCCGCCACGGGAATGGGCATTATCAGCAGCACCCTGTTTGCCCTGCTCTGCCCGGGCGACCGGGTGGTTTCGGTAAAGGACACCTATGGGGGCACCAACAAGCTGTTCACCGAATTTCTGCCCCGCTACAATGTCGATGTGACCCTTTGCGACACCACCGACCATGAAGCCATCGAAGCAGCCGTGGCCGGAGGCTGCCGCCTGCTTTACCTGGAAAGCCCCACCAACCCGACCGTAAAGGTGGTGGACATCGCCCGACTGGCCGCCGCCGGAAAACGGGTCGGCGCCACCGTCGTGGTGGACAACACCTTTGCCACCCCCATCAACCAGAATCCGTTGGAACTGGGCGCCGACCTTGTGCTGCACAGCGCCACCAAATACCTGGGCGGCCACGCCGATGCCTTGGGCGGCGTCGTCTGCGGCAAGAAAAAATGGATCGAAGCGGTCTACCACTACCGCGAAATCAACGGCGCCACCCTGGACCCCATGGCCGCCTACCTGCTGTTGCGGGGGATCAAGACCCTGCATCTGCGCATCCGCCAGCAGAACCAGAGCGCTTTGGCCGTGGCCCGGTTTCTGGAATCCCATCCTGCCGTGGAGCAGGTCTTTTATCCCGGCCTCGACTCCCATCCGGGCCACGCCATCGCCGCCGGCCAGATGCGCGGATTCGGCGGCATGCTCAGCTTCATGCTCAAGGAGAACAGCCTTGATGCCGTGCGTCGACTGCTGCCGCGCCTGCGCTATGCCCACGCCGCCGCCAATTTAGGCGCCGTGGAAACCATCGTAGGACCGCCAGCCACCACCAGCCACGTCGAGTGCAGCCCCGAAGAACGTGCCCGCATGGGAATCCCCGAAAGCCTGGTGCGCTACTCCACCGGCATCGAGGAGACCGCCGATCTGATCGCCGATCTGGAGCAGGCATTGGCCATATTCAAATAG